Proteins encoded by one window of Cellvibrio sp. KY-GH-1:
- a CDS encoding chloride channel protein gives MSDPASTRPQKFLNRQAESLRDKLARDDSLPHLTLLGLLTGIIAGAIIVLFRWAVEIPLGHFLPDSFENFEAVSSLVHFALPITGAVILGLILQCVDKRHHATSIGHVMDRLQNHQGRMPPGNFANQFFGGATCLLSGQSVGREGPAVHLGAGTGSLLGQWLKLPANALKPLAGCGVAAAIAACFNTPMAGVIFAMEVVLMEYTIVGFIPVTLAAVAGATMTRLTFGQEIAFMNAQSVMGDLRELPLMGMVGLAVAVFAAAYIRIHGGACRWALNRPIALRFALAGLFTGCCALWIPQIMGVGYDTISRALAGEIGFWLLLAIAVTKLFATSISLGVGMPGGVVGPLLFIGACVGGAVGNLAQMMMPDSASAIGFYVILGMGAMMGATLNAPLAAMMAILELTYNPNIIFPSMLVVIAACLCTRWVFRCDGLFQHVLRIQGKFHRAEAMEQLLSRTGVRGLIDRHLAETPTSIIPSAAEQLLSHRPHWILLRDNQQLLQPADLANYLQQLSVTGAEQISEINLLEIPARRYDLARIPADANLYEALELMNRQQVDALWVESTDNTHQPLGIISREKIDNYYRI, from the coding sequence GTGTCTGACCCCGCCAGTACAAGACCACAAAAATTCCTCAACCGCCAGGCAGAATCCCTGCGCGATAAACTGGCCCGTGACGACTCACTACCCCATTTAACCCTGCTCGGCTTGCTCACTGGTATTATTGCCGGCGCGATCATTGTATTGTTTCGCTGGGCAGTAGAAATTCCGCTGGGCCATTTCCTGCCTGACAGCTTTGAGAACTTCGAAGCAGTTAGTAGCCTTGTTCACTTTGCACTCCCCATTACCGGGGCAGTGATTCTGGGGCTTATCCTTCAGTGTGTAGACAAACGCCATCACGCCACCAGCATTGGTCATGTGATGGATCGCCTGCAAAACCATCAGGGGCGTATGCCACCGGGCAACTTCGCCAACCAGTTTTTTGGCGGCGCCACCTGCTTGCTAAGCGGGCAATCCGTGGGGCGCGAAGGACCGGCAGTTCACCTGGGTGCAGGCACCGGAAGTTTATTGGGGCAGTGGCTGAAACTGCCCGCCAACGCCTTAAAGCCATTAGCGGGATGTGGTGTTGCCGCAGCCATTGCGGCCTGCTTTAACACGCCGATGGCGGGCGTGATCTTCGCTATGGAAGTGGTGTTGATGGAGTACACCATTGTCGGTTTTATCCCGGTAACTCTCGCAGCAGTCGCCGGCGCAACTATGACTCGACTCACCTTCGGCCAGGAAATAGCCTTTATGAACGCGCAATCGGTTATGGGCGACTTGCGCGAATTGCCCCTGATGGGAATGGTTGGTTTGGCGGTAGCGGTATTTGCAGCAGCCTATATACGTATCCACGGCGGTGCCTGCCGCTGGGCATTGAATCGCCCTATTGCCCTGCGTTTCGCATTGGCTGGATTATTTACCGGTTGTTGTGCGCTATGGATTCCCCAGATTATGGGCGTAGGTTACGACACCATTAGCCGTGCGTTGGCAGGCGAGATAGGTTTTTGGTTGCTGCTGGCGATTGCTGTCACCAAGCTGTTTGCCACTTCCATTAGTCTCGGCGTAGGCATGCCGGGCGGCGTAGTAGGTCCATTATTGTTTATCGGCGCCTGCGTTGGCGGTGCGGTGGGCAACCTGGCGCAGATGATGATGCCCGATTCCGCCAGCGCCATTGGCTTTTACGTGATCCTCGGCATGGGTGCCATGATGGGCGCTACATTGAACGCCCCGCTCGCCGCCATGATGGCGATTCTGGAACTCACCTATAACCCGAATATCATTTTCCCCAGCATGCTGGTGGTGATAGCCGCCTGCCTGTGCACCCGCTGGGTGTTCCGCTGCGATGGGCTGTTTCAGCATGTATTGCGCATTCAGGGGAAATTTCACCGTGCGGAAGCGATGGAGCAGTTACTTAGCCGCACCGGCGTGCGCGGGTTGATAGATCGCCATCTGGCAGAAACGCCTACTTCAATTATCCCCAGCGCCGCGGAACAATTATTAAGCCATCGCCCGCATTGGATATTACTGCGCGATAACCAACAACTATTACAACCGGCTGATCTGGCCAACTATTTACAACAATTGTCTGTTACTGGCGCTGAACAAATTAGCGAAATAAACCTGCTGGAAATTCCCGCGCGACGGTATGATTTAGCCCGCATTCCCGCCGATGCCAATTTGTATGAAGCGTTGGAGTTGATGAATCGCCAACAGGTAGATGCGCTCTGGGTAGAATCTACCGATAATACTCATCAGCCGCTGGGTATTATCAGCCGCGAAAAAATTGATAATTACTACCGAATTTAG
- a CDS encoding anhydro-N-acetylmuramic acid kinase — translation MSNRQLYIGLMSGTSADGIDAALVDMQTNLPQLITTHNLPFSNGLRTRIHSISIPGDNEIDRMGELDTELGRHFAQCTLELLAKAQLTTNQITAIGSHGQTIRHRPPGTTSNCFTLQIGDPNVIAELTGITTVADFRRRDMAAGGQGAPLVPAFHRALFHSSARDKVIVNIGGMANITWLPASGEACGFDTGPGNVLMDSWINEHHGVSFDKQGGWAASGAAHQELLESLLSDAFFKQPFPKSTGREHFNRQWLDRHLQQLPFPPANQDVQATLLELTARSITESIDLLCQTEKEILVCGGGAFNTRLLERLAKLLPNCLVSSTASQGIDPQWIEAMAFAWLAQQTINHKPGNLCAVTGAKREVILGGVYYAS, via the coding sequence ATGTCTAACCGCCAGCTCTACATAGGTTTGATGTCTGGCACCAGTGCTGACGGTATAGATGCAGCACTGGTCGACATGCAAACCAACCTTCCCCAATTAATAACCACGCACAACCTTCCTTTCTCTAACGGACTGCGCACTCGAATTCATTCCATATCCATTCCTGGGGACAATGAAATTGATCGTATGGGTGAGTTAGATACAGAGCTTGGACGACACTTCGCCCAGTGCACGCTTGAGCTTTTAGCAAAAGCTCAGCTAACGACGAACCAAATAACCGCCATCGGCAGCCACGGCCAAACCATCCGCCATCGACCACCCGGGACCACCAGTAATTGTTTTACCTTGCAAATTGGCGATCCCAATGTGATTGCTGAATTGACCGGGATTACCACAGTCGCCGATTTTCGGCGGCGAGATATGGCCGCTGGGGGCCAAGGTGCGCCACTGGTACCTGCATTTCATCGCGCACTGTTCCATTCATCAGCGCGGGATAAGGTAATCGTCAATATTGGTGGAATGGCAAATATCACCTGGCTACCCGCGAGCGGAGAGGCCTGTGGTTTTGATACGGGCCCCGGTAACGTACTAATGGATTCATGGATCAACGAGCATCACGGCGTTAGTTTCGATAAACAGGGCGGTTGGGCGGCCTCCGGAGCGGCCCATCAAGAATTACTGGAGTCCTTACTGTCAGATGCTTTCTTCAAGCAGCCCTTTCCTAAAAGTACCGGGCGTGAACACTTCAACCGCCAATGGCTCGACCGGCATTTGCAACAACTCCCCTTCCCCCCAGCCAATCAGGATGTACAAGCTACACTGCTGGAGCTGACCGCCAGATCGATTACGGAAAGTATTGATTTACTATGTCAAACGGAAAAAGAAATTCTGGTTTGCGGAGGGGGAGCCTTTAACACTCGATTACTTGAGCGACTGGCAAAGCTACTACCTAATTGCCTGGTTAGCTCCACTGCCAGTCAGGGAATTGATCCCCAATGGATTGAAGCCATGGCATTCGCCTGGCTGGCACAACAGACAATAAACCATAAGCCCGGCAACTTATGTGCAGTTACCGGCGCTAAACGCGAGGTTATTCTTGGCGGGGTTTATTACGCTAGCTGA
- the erpA gene encoding iron-sulfur cluster insertion protein ErpA encodes MSTAEIYIPEVVSVTESAIAKVRSLIEEEDNPDLKLRVYVTGGGCSGFQYGFTFDEAVADDDSIVERDGVKVVVDAMSYPYLVGARVDYEEGLQGSKFVIQNPNASSTCGCGSSFNI; translated from the coding sequence ATGTCTACCGCTGAAATCTATATTCCCGAAGTTGTTTCTGTCACAGAGAGCGCTATAGCCAAAGTGCGGAGTTTGATTGAGGAAGAGGATAATCCAGACCTCAAGTTGCGCGTCTATGTGACTGGTGGTGGCTGTTCAGGCTTCCAGTATGGCTTTACCTTTGATGAAGCTGTTGCAGATGATGATTCTATTGTCGAGCGCGATGGTGTAAAGGTGGTGGTGGATGCGATGAGTTATCCCTACCTGGTTGGGGCTCGCGTTGACTATGAAGAGGGCTTGCAGGGCTCCAAGTTTGTTATCCAAAATCCAAATGCATCCAGCACCTGTGGTTGTGGATCGTCGTTCAATATCTAG
- a CDS encoding DUF6776 family protein: MAKVKGSPIYSYKVVPHRPLKTAFLVLLLLLLVLTALAATYHYAQLQASNNRLSIEEAQALRFQLEKVTQEAEESRRELTRLQVGAEVDRQAGEEMRKRVLELREEKAALQRDIDVFRIMTSDKNKNPKGISFGVFAVSALPDNKHQLKLVVQKLAEGDDDFTGQLKFMVVGQREGQETKISLHELVVSKVGAEPLAESIPLNFKFFQNIETEIVLPEGFVPSRVELVVKSDARRSPVTVEGQLEWPEIK, from the coding sequence ATGGCCAAAGTTAAAGGCTCTCCTATTTATAGTTATAAAGTAGTTCCTCATCGCCCGCTAAAAACAGCGTTTTTGGTGCTGCTGTTGTTGCTGTTGGTCCTTACCGCTTTGGCTGCGACCTATCACTACGCACAACTTCAGGCTAGTAACAATCGATTAAGCATCGAGGAAGCCCAGGCATTGCGGTTTCAACTGGAAAAAGTAACTCAGGAGGCCGAGGAGTCACGACGCGAGCTGACTCGTTTGCAAGTAGGTGCTGAGGTTGATCGTCAAGCGGGCGAGGAGATGCGCAAGCGCGTGCTTGAGTTACGTGAAGAAAAAGCGGCTCTTCAGCGCGACATTGATGTGTTTCGCATCATGACGTCAGATAAAAATAAAAATCCAAAGGGCATCAGTTTCGGTGTTTTTGCCGTTTCTGCCTTGCCAGATAACAAGCATCAACTAAAACTGGTAGTACAAAAACTCGCGGAGGGCGATGACGACTTTACCGGGCAGTTGAAGTTTATGGTGGTTGGGCAGAGGGAAGGGCAAGAGACCAAAATCTCCCTGCATGAATTGGTTGTTTCCAAAGTCGGTGCCGAACCTCTGGCAGAAAGCATTCCCCTTAATTTCAAGTTCTTTCAAAACATCGAAACGGAAATCGTGTTACCTGAGGGCTTCGTGCCTTCGCGCGTTGAGCTGGTGGTCAAGTCCGATGCCAGACGCAGCCCGGTAACAGTGGAAGGGCAGCTTGAATGGCCTGAAATCAAATAG
- a CDS encoding Yip1 family protein — protein sequence MISHVAGLFTHPHQEWEEIRDTQESVSHLYFAHVLLLALIPPVSMFIGTTKVGWTIGKGDPVMLTESSAAIMSVLMYLAMLAGIAFIGGFINWMARTYDSAPGLARCIVFAAYTATPLFVAGLCALYPNVILTMLVGIAAIFYTVYLLYMGIPIFMKIPEDEGFIYSSSILTIGLVMFVSVMAITVLIWSFGFGPAYTS from the coding sequence ATGATTTCCCATGTTGCCGGACTCTTTACTCATCCTCACCAGGAATGGGAGGAAATTCGCGATACCCAGGAAAGTGTTTCCCATCTTTATTTTGCCCACGTACTTTTACTCGCACTTATTCCACCTGTTTCCATGTTCATTGGAACCACTAAAGTGGGGTGGACAATCGGCAAGGGCGACCCGGTGATGCTCACTGAATCCAGTGCAGCGATTATGAGTGTGCTTATGTATTTGGCTATGCTTGCCGGTATAGCCTTCATTGGCGGATTTATTAATTGGATGGCGCGCACTTATGATTCGGCACCAGGGCTTGCGCGCTGTATTGTATTTGCGGCTTATACCGCTACACCGTTATTTGTAGCTGGGCTTTGTGCGCTCTACCCCAATGTTATTCTTACTATGTTGGTGGGCATAGCCGCGATTTTTTATACCGTGTATTTGCTGTATATGGGCATCCCGATTTTTATGAAAATTCCGGAGGATGAAGGCTTTATTTATTCAAGCTCAATTTTGACCATAGGTTTGGTGATGTTCGTATCCGTTATGGCGATTACGGTGTTGATTTGGAGTTTTGGTTTTGGGCCGGCCTATACATCCTAA
- a CDS encoding peptidoglycan DD-metalloendopeptidase family protein, which translates to MPPIKNYYDTARSTLFKYMPSNHLLAVAALSVGVAALVVMEEGSDSSNQLVESSNIPGLHFQGTETQATPIAVPAVEAIIQEVAAVPEPQRTVVIEPESPWKEFTVQNGDNLSIIFKRAGLNDRAIYELFSEAKDAKDLRNIRPGQKMSFLVENDQLQGLNYIIDDLNSLSFNRTAKGFDSKETALKPDVKHAFRYATIDSSLYMAGKRAGMPSNLTMELANIFGWDIDFALDIQKGDSFKVMYEEQFLNGKKIGTGKIVAAEFTNSGKTFKAVRYTDKDGVSNYYTPEGRGMHKAFLRTPIEFAKISSHFNLARKHPVLHIIRAHKGTDYAAVRGTPIRATGNGKVAFAGRKGAFGNCIVIQHGQGIETLYGHMNGFAKGMKTGARITQGDVIGYVGSTGLASGPHLHYEFHVNGQVRNPVTVPLPKAMGIEKTELARFNETTRTMIAKLDDYKSTSRVAVAKSGNKSN; encoded by the coding sequence ATGCCGCCAATAAAGAATTATTACGATACTGCACGATCGACCCTATTTAAGTACATGCCAAGTAACCATTTACTGGCAGTTGCTGCGCTATCTGTGGGTGTAGCAGCGTTAGTGGTTATGGAAGAAGGATCCGATTCATCCAATCAACTAGTCGAAAGCAGCAATATTCCTGGCCTGCATTTTCAAGGCACCGAGACCCAGGCAACTCCAATTGCAGTGCCCGCTGTAGAAGCCATCATTCAAGAAGTTGCCGCTGTACCCGAACCACAACGCACTGTTGTTATCGAGCCTGAATCGCCCTGGAAAGAATTTACCGTTCAAAATGGCGACAATTTGTCCATTATTTTTAAGCGTGCCGGACTTAATGATCGTGCGATTTACGAGTTATTTAGCGAAGCCAAAGATGCCAAGGATTTACGCAACATTCGCCCCGGCCAAAAAATGTCTTTTTTGGTGGAAAACGACCAACTTCAAGGCCTTAATTACATAATTGATGACCTGAACAGCCTGAGCTTTAATCGCACAGCAAAAGGCTTTGATAGCAAAGAAACCGCCCTTAAACCCGATGTAAAGCACGCATTCCGCTACGCCACCATTGATAGCTCCCTCTATATGGCTGGCAAACGTGCTGGCATGCCCAGCAACCTGACCATGGAACTAGCCAATATTTTTGGTTGGGATATCGACTTTGCACTGGATATCCAAAAAGGTGACAGCTTCAAGGTCATGTATGAAGAACAATTTCTAAATGGTAAAAAAATCGGTACGGGCAAGATCGTGGCCGCCGAGTTTACCAACAGCGGAAAAACCTTCAAGGCAGTTCGTTATACCGACAAAGATGGCGTAAGCAATTATTACACCCCGGAAGGACGCGGTATGCACAAGGCGTTTCTACGCACTCCCATCGAATTTGCCAAAATCAGCTCTCATTTCAATCTCGCTCGCAAACACCCCGTACTGCATATTATTCGCGCCCATAAAGGTACAGATTATGCCGCTGTTCGCGGCACACCAATTCGCGCCACAGGCAATGGCAAAGTTGCCTTTGCAGGACGCAAAGGTGCGTTCGGTAACTGTATCGTTATCCAGCATGGTCAGGGTATTGAGACGCTTTACGGACACATGAATGGTTTTGCGAAGGGAATGAAAACCGGAGCGCGCATCACGCAGGGAGATGTAATCGGGTACGTTGGATCCACCGGCTTGGCTTCTGGCCCGCACTTACACTATGAATTCCACGTTAACGGGCAGGTGCGCAACCCTGTAACCGTACCGCTTCCTAAAGCAATGGGCATAGAGAAAACCGAACTAGCTCGCTTTAACGAAACAACCCGAACAATGATTGCCAAATTGGACGATTACAAATCCACTAGTCGTGTAGCAGTTGCCAAGAGCGGCAATAAGTCCAATTAA
- the argC gene encoding N-acetyl-gamma-glutamyl-phosphate reductase, protein MIKAAIVGGTGYTGVELLRLLAKHPQVEVTVITSRAEAGVKVADMYPSLRGHIDLAFTEPDVAVLGECDVVFFATPHGVAQNMMGALMNTKARIVDLSADFRIRDVPLWEKWYNQTHGAPDLVAQAVYGLPEVNRDKIRTAKLVACPGCYPTATQLGYLPLIENNLVDPTRLISNAASGASGAGRQAKIDNLLMEISDSFKAYGVAGHRHLPEIEQGLRDVQPVGAAPVSLTFVPHLLPIIRGIHATLYATALDVSKLPDLQKLYEQRYANEPFVDVLPAGELPQTRSVKGSNVCRISVLRPQQRDTVVVLSVIDNLTKGASGQAIQNMNIMFGFDERAGLDVVALMP, encoded by the coding sequence GTGATTAAAGCAGCCATCGTTGGCGGAACAGGTTATACCGGCGTGGAGTTACTGCGCCTGTTGGCCAAGCATCCACAGGTAGAAGTGACTGTTATTACCTCGCGCGCCGAAGCCGGCGTAAAAGTAGCGGACATGTATCCGAGCCTGCGCGGCCATATCGACCTGGCTTTTACCGAGCCGGATGTAGCAGTATTGGGTGAGTGTGATGTGGTTTTTTTCGCTACTCCGCACGGTGTTGCACAAAACATGATGGGCGCCCTGATGAATACCAAGGCGCGTATCGTCGATTTGTCCGCTGACTTCCGTATCCGCGACGTTCCCCTGTGGGAAAAATGGTACAACCAAACCCACGGTGCACCTGATTTGGTGGCACAGGCTGTTTATGGCTTACCGGAAGTTAATCGTGACAAGATTCGCACCGCCAAACTGGTGGCCTGCCCCGGTTGTTACCCTACCGCAACTCAATTGGGTTATTTGCCATTGATTGAAAACAATCTGGTCGATCCAACCCGTTTGATCTCCAATGCGGCCAGTGGTGCCAGCGGCGCTGGTCGTCAGGCCAAGATCGATAACTTGCTGATGGAAATCAGCGATAGTTTTAAAGCATACGGCGTTGCTGGTCATCGCCACTTGCCAGAAATTGAACAGGGCCTGCGCGACGTTCAGCCAGTTGGCGCTGCGCCAGTGTCCCTGACCTTCGTGCCACACTTACTGCCCATTATTCGCGGTATTCACGCCACCCTTTACGCAACAGCACTGGATGTGAGCAAGTTGCCGGATTTGCAAAAACTCTACGAGCAGCGCTATGCCAATGAGCCTTTTGTGGATGTATTGCCGGCGGGTGAATTGCCGCAAACGAGAAGTGTGAAAGGTTCCAATGTGTGCCGTATCTCGGTGCTGCGCCCACAACAACGCGATACTGTCGTTGTGCTCTCGGTAATCGATAATCTCACCAAGGGCGCATCAGGTCAGGCGATCCAGAACATGAACATTATGTTTGGTTTTGATGAGCGCGCCGGCCTGGATGTAGTGGCGTTGATGCCCTAA
- a CDS encoding CopD family protein: MLWIKALHIIFVITWMAALFYLPRLFVYHVMSEDEISRERFKIMERKLLRGIANPSMIAVFIFGAWMSWLGWDYYSTQIWYWCKIALVSLMAAYHHACVVYWKQLRDDHCTKSHKFFRVFNELPVFLLFGIVILVVVKPFQ, from the coding sequence ATGCTCTGGATAAAAGCCCTCCACATTATTTTTGTCATCACCTGGATGGCAGCACTCTTTTACTTGCCACGCCTGTTTGTGTATCACGTCATGAGTGAAGATGAAATCAGTCGCGAACGTTTTAAAATCATGGAGCGCAAACTGCTGCGCGGTATCGCCAATCCATCAATGATCGCGGTGTTTATATTCGGCGCGTGGATGAGCTGGCTAGGCTGGGATTATTATTCAACCCAAATCTGGTATTGGTGCAAAATTGCCCTTGTATCGTTGATGGCTGCTTACCATCACGCCTGTGTGGTTTATTGGAAACAATTGCGCGACGATCACTGCACCAAAAGCCATAAATTTTTTCGCGTGTTTAACGAACTACCGGTATTTTTGTTATTCGGCATTGTGATTTTGGTTGTCGTTAAACCTTTTCAATAG
- a CDS encoding SCO family protein, whose amino-acid sequence MTINAARTGWVFFALLCLLLGALSAKQLFAALVNKPLVLERLQLLPEPKPLPSVLLRTATGDAFAREKFQQKWSLVFFGFTSCPDFCPMELQKLGKILKLARQEGKPLQVVFVSVDPERDSAARLAEYVAFFHPQIIGLRGDNPAIANFARFFGAAYDRSALVNNKVLSIPAGAAMPALAGDHYQVNHSTRVFVIDPQGQYVGSVSMASEAIGDSTESLWSDLNKVF is encoded by the coding sequence ATGACGATTAACGCAGCGCGCACGGGCTGGGTATTCTTTGCTTTATTGTGTCTGTTGCTGGGCGCATTAAGTGCAAAACAGTTATTTGCGGCCCTGGTAAATAAGCCGCTGGTACTGGAACGCCTGCAGTTATTACCTGAACCTAAACCCTTGCCTTCAGTATTGCTGCGTACTGCTACGGGAGATGCGTTTGCGCGCGAAAAATTTCAGCAGAAATGGAGTCTGGTTTTTTTTGGCTTTACGTCTTGCCCGGATTTTTGCCCGATGGAATTACAAAAGCTCGGTAAAATATTGAAGCTTGCCAGACAAGAAGGAAAGCCGCTGCAGGTGGTTTTTGTCAGTGTGGATCCCGAACGCGATTCGGCAGCGCGCCTTGCAGAATATGTTGCCTTTTTTCATCCGCAAATTATCGGTCTGCGCGGTGATAATCCCGCTATCGCCAATTTTGCACGCTTCTTTGGTGCGGCGTATGACCGTTCAGCGCTGGTCAACAATAAGGTGCTTAGCATCCCGGCGGGTGCGGCCATGCCAGCGTTAGCGGGTGATCATTATCAGGTGAACCACTCCACGCGAGTATTTGTGATAGATCCGCAGGGGCAGTACGTCGGATCTGTGTCCATGGCTTCCGAGGCTATCGGTGATTCGACAGAGTCACTATGGTCGGATTTAAACAAAGTGTTTTAG
- a CDS encoding polymer-forming cytoskeletal protein encodes MAFSNNHTLISRATRVNGDLHFTGELQIEGKVTGNIFADDEKDAKLVIADTGLVEGEIRAPVVIVNGKVVGNIHSSKHLELAAKGNVTGTVHYNSIEMVKGAQLNGSMVNNQAQQANPGSATVATA; translated from the coding sequence ATGGCGTTTTCCAACAATCACACCCTTATTTCTCGTGCGACCCGTGTTAATGGCGACCTGCATTTCACCGGAGAGCTTCAAATTGAAGGTAAGGTTACCGGTAATATCTTCGCAGATGATGAGAAGGATGCGAAACTGGTTATCGCGGATACAGGTTTGGTGGAAGGCGAAATACGCGCACCGGTAGTTATCGTTAACGGAAAAGTGGTTGGCAATATACACTCCAGTAAACACTTGGAGCTGGCCGCGAAAGGCAATGTAACAGGCACCGTTCACTACAATTCCATTGAAATGGTCAAAGGTGCCCAGCTCAATGGTTCTATGGTGAATAATCAGGCTCAACAAGCAAACCCAGGCTCGGCGACGGTTGCAACGGCTTAA
- the thiE gene encoding thiamine phosphate synthase: MSILYAITDSQLLPGNTLFAAVESALQGGCKWIQYRDKSSDSEKRATEAQQLVALCNHYQAALIVNDDVQLARAVNAHGVHLGQEDGSPQAARQLLGDKAIIGVTCHDSLELAQQAVADGANYIAFGRFFPSQTKPNARPAKFTLISDAKAKFPTIPIVVIGGITLANANILLDAGADKIAVCHELFSADDIKQVAKKFIAYK, encoded by the coding sequence ATGAGCATTCTCTACGCGATTACCGATTCACAACTGTTGCCCGGCAACACATTATTTGCCGCTGTGGAAAGTGCACTGCAAGGTGGCTGCAAGTGGATTCAATATCGCGACAAATCAAGCGATTCAGAAAAGCGCGCAACAGAAGCGCAACAGTTAGTTGCGCTCTGCAATCATTATCAGGCCGCACTTATTGTGAATGATGATGTGCAACTGGCGCGCGCGGTAAACGCGCATGGTGTACATCTGGGCCAAGAAGATGGCAGCCCACAAGCCGCACGCCAATTGCTCGGCGATAAAGCTATTATTGGCGTAACCTGCCACGACTCGCTGGAACTGGCGCAACAAGCGGTCGCTGACGGTGCCAATTATATTGCCTTCGGGCGCTTTTTCCCTTCGCAGACCAAACCCAACGCGCGCCCGGCAAAGTTCACCCTAATCAGCGACGCGAAAGCAAAATTCCCCACTATTCCCATAGTGGTAATTGGCGGAATCACCTTGGCTAATGCCAACATATTATTGGATGCGGGTGCGGACAAAATTGCAGTATGTCACGAACTATTTTCGGCAGACGACATTAAACAAGTCGCAAAAAAATTTATCGCTTACAAATAA
- the hemL gene encoding glutamate-1-semialdehyde 2,1-aminomutase — MSRSEELFLQAQKHIPGGVNSPVRAFKAVGGTPIFFEKALGAYAWDADKKRYIDYVQSWGPMVLGHAHPEVINAVIEAAKHGLSFGAPTERETTLAEKLCALMPGMDMVRFVSSGTEATMSAIRLARAFTKRDKIIKFEGCYHGHSDSLLIKAGSGALTLGVPSSPGVPAVLADHTITLDYNDAEQVRECFAKLGEQIACIIVEPVVGNMNCVPPVPGFLECLREVCDQYGSVLILDEVMTGFRVSHTGAQGYYNIKADITTLGKVIGGGMPVGAFGGRRDIMQMIAPSGPVYQAGTLSGNPVAMAAGLKTLELLEQPDFYKNLSNRTTQLVEGLQKLADEVGIPFTTNHVGSMFGFFFTSEKKVTNFKQVMACDIPRFNKFFHGMLERGVYLAPASYEAGFMSAAHTDQDIADTLSAAKAVFSSL, encoded by the coding sequence ATGAGTCGTTCAGAAGAATTATTTTTACAAGCTCAAAAACATATTCCCGGCGGAGTTAACTCACCAGTGCGCGCATTTAAAGCCGTGGGTGGTACGCCGATATTTTTTGAAAAGGCCTTGGGCGCTTACGCTTGGGATGCCGATAAAAAACGTTATATCGACTACGTACAAAGTTGGGGTCCCATGGTACTGGGGCATGCGCACCCGGAAGTAATTAACGCCGTTATCGAAGCAGCCAAACACGGTTTGAGTTTTGGCGCACCCACCGAACGCGAAACTACGCTTGCTGAAAAACTCTGCGCCCTTATGCCCGGTATGGATATGGTGCGCTTTGTCAGCTCTGGTACCGAAGCCACCATGAGCGCTATTCGCTTAGCGCGCGCCTTCACCAAGCGCGACAAAATTATTAAATTCGAAGGGTGCTATCACGGCCACTCGGATTCACTCCTGATCAAAGCGGGCTCCGGGGCATTAACGCTTGGTGTGCCAAGCTCGCCCGGAGTACCGGCGGTATTGGCCGATCACACTATCACCCTTGATTACAACGACGCCGAACAGGTGCGCGAGTGCTTTGCCAAACTCGGCGAGCAAATCGCCTGCATTATTGTTGAACCTGTTGTCGGTAATATGAATTGTGTTCCACCAGTGCCGGGCTTTTTGGAATGCCTGCGTGAAGTCTGCGACCAATATGGCAGTGTATTAATTCTGGATGAAGTCATGACCGGCTTTCGCGTCAGCCACACAGGTGCACAGGGTTATTACAACATCAAGGCTGACATCACTACCCTTGGCAAAGTGATTGGCGGTGGCATGCCGGTTGGTGCATTTGGTGGTCGGCGCGACATCATGCAAATGATTGCCCCTTCCGGCCCTGTGTATCAGGCAGGCACCTTGTCGGGAAACCCTGTCGCTATGGCAGCAGGATTAAAAACGCTGGAATTATTGGAGCAACCAGACTTTTATAAAAACCTCAGCAATCGCACCACACAACTCGTTGAAGGTCTGCAAAAGCTGGCCGACGAAGTGGGCATTCCATTTACCACCAACCACGTAGGTAGCATGTTTGGCTTCTTCTTTACCAGCGAGAAAAAAGTCACTAACTTCAAACAAGTTATGGCCTGCGATATTCCGCGCTTCAATAAATTTTTCCACGGTATGCTGGAGCGCGGTGTCTATTTAGCGCCGGCATCCTACGAAGCAGGATTTATGTCGGCCGCACATACGGACCAGGATATTGCAGATACACTGAGCGCTGCTAAAGCGGTATTTTCCAGTTTGTAA